GTAAAACTATCGTGAATCGTTAAATAGGGATGTAGTAAATACGGATAATGTGAAATCCCATAAGCAAAGAATGCTGTAGCAAATTGTAAAATCATCACGATTACCGCTAAGCCATACTTCATTTTCCCCCAAAGTAACCAAATCGTAGCTAAAAATAGAATGCCGGATACAATGAATAACCACGATAAATCAATCATATTGGCGTAATGCCAATTGCCTGTTCTACGCAGTTCAATAATAATGCCAAACGCACTGACGATTAAAGGAATCGACCAAACGAGAGCATATTTGCGCATAAGATCACTTGCCTTTGAATCTCCTGCTTTACTTGAATACCAAGTTAAAAAGACAGCCGAAATATAGAGCACTGCGGTAATACTTAAAACGATAATCGACCAGGCAAGCGGGCTTGTAAAGAGCGCCGCATAGTCAAGCAGTGGGCCATTTTCATTCATTGTCACAAAACTGCCTTCAGAAATCGTTAACACAACGGATAACGATGCAGGAATAAACAAACCTGCTAGACCGTATGTAAGCGCATAGCCTTTATGACCTCTAACTCCACTGTAAGATTCAAACGCATAATAGCTGCCTCGGATCGTTAATAAAATTAAGGCAATCGATGCGGGCATGAGTAAAACGGTGCCGTAGTAATAAGCGGTTTGTGGGAAAAATCCGATAATCCCTACAAAGAAAAACACTAAAAAGACATTGGT
The sequence above is a segment of the Solibacillus sp. FSL H8-0523 genome. Coding sequences within it:
- a CDS encoding cytochrome d ubiquinol oxidase subunit II — its product is MWLEILGVFVLWIFLFGYVIVASIDFGAGFFNAYSLLTGKNQILSKVIKRYLSPVWEITNVFLVFFFVGIIGFFPQTAYYYGTVLLMPASIALILLTIRGSYYAFESYSGVRGHKGYALTYGLAGLFIPASLSVVLTISEGSFVTMNENGPLLDYAALFTSPLAWSIIVLSITAVLYISAVFLTWYSSKAGDSKASDLMRKYALVWSIPLIVSAFGIIIELRRTGNWHYANMIDLSWLFIVSGILFLATIWLLWGKMKYGLAVIVMILQFATAFFAYGISHYPYLLHPYLTIHDSFTNEAMAIALVIAFIAGLCLLIPSMYLVFKLFIFNKGYVSGEDETHV